The Marinobacter szutsaonensis sequence GTTTCCCAGCGTCTTTTACGCAGCATCGACGGCAAACGGGTTCCGGCGGTGGAGGTGATGCTGGCCAGCCCCTATATCAAGGAACTGGTCAACAAGGGTGAGATCGGAGGTATTGGTGAGGTGATGGCGAAGAGCCGGGAGATGGGGATGCAGACCTTCGACCAGGCCATCCTGGATCTGTATCACCAGGGAAGGATTACCAAGGACGAAGCCTTTGCCAACGCCGACTCAAGACACAACCTGGAAGTGGCGATACGACTGGAGCAGGGCAAGATGGGTGACAGTTCAGGACTGCAGATCGATGACGGGAACTGAAAAAGCGGCGGCTGAAACCCCGAAGGGAGCCCGACCGGCTCCCTTCCTGTGTACTTCATGGTAGTTTGGCGACACTGACGCCGGTCACCCGCTGACGAACACCGGGCCGACGCCGAAGTTCCAGAGAATGACGGAACCGACACGGGTGGACACCAGGATCACCAGGGCCACAGTCAGCAAGGCACCGGCATACATGACTGCCCGCTCCTTCTCGATACCCATGACAATCGGCAGGCCGTCATACATGAGCCAGGCACCGTAGCAGGCGGCGATCAGGAATACGATCGCGTTGAACCAGGGCACCGGGTACAGCAGGGCAAAGCCCGCCAGGAACAGCGGAGTGCAGGAATAGGCTGCCAGCGCAATCCCGTTGGACGGTACGTGCTCTTCCTTGGCGCCATAGGTTTTCGCCA is a genomic window containing:
- a CDS encoding Yip1 family protein is translated as MLLQHAFGLFTHPDEEWVSIRKEHETPRRLYVAYVLVLAAIAPVCAYISTAYFGWTVGNERLIKLTEISALQLSVLTYLAMLVGVFALGYAINWMAKTYGAKEEHVPSNGIALAAYSCTPLFLAGFALLYPVPWFNAIVFLIAACYGAWLMYDGLPIVMGIEKERAVMYAGALLTVALVILVSTRVGSVILWNFGVGPVFVSG